In a genomic window of Littorina saxatilis isolate snail1 linkage group LG6, US_GU_Lsax_2.0, whole genome shotgun sequence:
- the LOC138969702 gene encoding uncharacterized protein: MPEFGGREKHKYAKHASPENKKEKMQNRKSTAKRKEVDAIGKPGHAVDGIVEKPKDTANGDVEKPKDTANGDVGKLKDIANGDVGKPKDTANGDVEKPKDTANGDVGKLKDIANGDVGKPKDTANGDVEKPKDTANGDVEKPKDTANGDVGKPKDTANRDVGKPEDTALGDVGKPKDAANGDVRKPEDTLSPWRRGNT; the protein is encoded by the exons atgccagagttcggtgggcGAGAGAAACACAAATAcgccaagcatgcatcccccgaaaacaAA AAGGAGAAAATGCAGAACCGAAAATCAACCGCCAAACGGAAAGAGGTTGATG CAATTGGAAAACCTGGACACGCTGTCGACGGAATAGTGGAAAAACCTAAAGACACTGCCAATGGAGATGTGGAAAAACCTAAAGACACTGCCAATGGAGATGTGGGAAAACTTAAAGACATTGCCAATGGAGATGTGGGAAAACCTAAAGACACTGCCAATGGAGATGTGGAAAAACCTAAAGACACTGCCAATGGAGATGTGGGAAAACTTAAAGACATTGCCAATGGAGATGTGGGAAAACCTAAAGACACTGCCAATGGAGATGTGGAAAAACCTAAAGACACTGCCAATGGAGATGTGGAAAAACCTAAAGACACTGCCAATGGAGATGTGGGAAAACCTAAAGACACTGCCAATAGAGATGTGGGAAAACCTGAAGACACTGCCCTTGGAGACGTGGGAAAACCTAAAGACGCTGCCAATGGAGATGTGAGAAAACCTGAAGACACACTGAGCCCTTGGAGACGTGGGAACACCTAA